TATATGAAAAGTCTGTAATATAGGAAAGATAAGTATAGATTAAACGTGTAGGTCTTATATATGGTTTGATCCCCAGAACACACATACAGTCTCCAAGGTATAAAACTTCACGTGTGCAGGAACATTTGCTTATATTAGGTTACAGAAGGttatattgatgaaactattataAGTTGTGCTAGGTGCTACATACAAGAAGGTACAAGAGAACATCTGTAAGTTCAGCTAACAAAGACAGAcatcaagatctaaattttagcaTAACCAGAATAAGTAAAACATGAACTATTGATGAGATCCAAGAAAGGTTATAATGTTGTGACATTCTACACCTATGGACTATCAGATCAAAAATAACAGAATTGAAACTAGTGTATACCTTTAACCAAACCATATCTGTATCACACATTAGTAACTCATAACCAAAAGGTAGGAGAGCATTTATCAACAATACTTTTTCCCTTCCCATTTTGTGAAATTTGGCAGATCCCCACCCAACATCTACTGTTACCATTTTGCTGCCCATGTCAAAAACAGGAATCCCTTTCCAATACAAAGCCTCCAATAATTTGGTATCCATAGCACCTATATCCAAAAAGAGAACTCAGATAAGTGTTATGTGAACTTTTTGTACATATGAATCTAATGTTGCTTAAGAGGTGCTTGACTTACCAACAAGaatgttaaaaatattaagatccgtTAGGTGTTTGACCCAATTCAAGATAAAGTCCAGGAATGCATGGTTCCCAAATGTCAcaatgatgatattatcttttgcacGGTGCTTCACCATCTCCTTGGTTAGTAGAAACGACTTCATATCAGGCATTTTACTATCAACAGGCACATCCCATATGGCTCTTGTGAACATGTCCGAAGGCTCTCTTTGCAGCCTTGGTGTTCCGTTtactgtcaaaaaaaaaaaaaagcttcttaGGTTTACTCAGATTGCTACTGAAAAGGTATAAGAATTCAAAATTAGTCTGTTAAGACAAATCTAATAAGAGCCTAACATCTAATTACAGCATAGCTCCTCTTCAGCCTTTCTTTAGTATGTTAAGACAAATCTAATAAGAGCCTAACATCTAATTATAGCATAGCTCCTCTTCTGCCTTTCTTTAGTATGTTAAGACAAATCTAATAAGAGCCTAACATAGAATGGTGAAAATCTAAGTAGAGGTagaaattattattaataatcaaAGCAGAGATAGcagaaattattatttttgtactAATTTAATCAAGTCCTTGTCATTGTAAATTAAAAACATATATTTATCCAAGTGAAGCTTTATTGATCATAATAGCATCTAAGCCCCATTGAATAAGCAAAAAAATGCCAAACTGTAGAGCATTCACTCTTTAGAGTGATGCTTAGCAACAACAGAGACATTTCAGGGGACGTGATTTCTTATTGAGTATGTATTCAATCAAGCCACTGAAGATCCATTCATGGGTTCGCAGAAATCTATGCTTGTATTTCAACAGTATTTATTACAGAAAAGGTAGAAATAACTAAACGACCTTTTACTAACATATTACATGCCCTACAGACTTTCATCTTCGGTATTGCGGAACAAATCTATGAGAGCAGAACCAAGACTATCCTAATCTTGCGGAACAAAGATACACAGCATCGAAACAATAAGACTgattgaagaagaaaaagaagaagaatttgaCCGGATAACTTTCGGCGACGGGAAGTAATTTTCGTTTCCTCCATCGCCGGCGCCGGCTGCAGGTAAGGAAGTATAGACCGAGGAGAGAATCACAAAAGTACAGAAGATAATACCGGCAACAATCGTAGCATAGATCGCCAAAAACAGTGGATTGCACGTCGCCATTAGAAGGAAGAATGCGATCAGACGTGTTCGGCGGAAGAGCCGTTCACGAATCCTTCAGCCGAGCGAACCCTTTAACAACCGGCGATCCTTCAGCCGAACCCTTCAGCCGAGCGAGAAGCCCTGCGAAGGgattatttatattaaatttaataatatctagcatcttaatttttaaatataaaaatttatatttttataaaaataaaattaaataattttatttatctccgGATCTGTGTGTCACTCTCCGGATCTGTTTGTTTTAGTTATTTTGTTGTAAATAAatgtccaaaataatttctcttgtTCTCTTAATGGCTGCTGAACTTGATGCACTGAGAGGACACTGTAGATGTGCAAATCTCCGGAAAGAGGCATTTCTTACCCTTCGAGTCCGTGTTGCCAAGGTATCATGAATATTGATATCCtataatatcctacaagtgatatTCAAGTGATACATGTTCACGTATATAAATTCTTTGTCACACGTTGTATACTTGATTATGAAGTTTTCACAAGCTCTCAAGGGTCAGGTTTGAGAAGACCTAGGTGTTTCTGTAGAGTGTAGATTTTGTGGAATATGAAACATAAGTTAGGATGGTTTTGTTTGACATATGAACTGTTTTAAATTTGACACTTTTGAGTTGGATACATATAGGGGCATGTATTGCATTGTTAAAACTATACAAAGTTTGTCTGACATTACTTCAATAGATATCTTGGGTACCAATGTGGGTACTCACCTGGACTGGGTTTGGCTATAAGCTCTTCAATTTACCTTGTATGTGTTACTTTTGGAGGACAGATGCTTGTTCTGTTGCCTTGGAGGTAGCTTATCAGCCTGCTTAAACAGGAGTCTTGATGTAAATGGATAGAACTATGATGCTATGTTTAGTGGAGTCATTGACTGTTTACCATATAACTATAAGATATCTCAACTTTTCTTACACCTTCCATCAACGCCATGATAAGCTAAAATTTTATTAAGAGCTGCTTtggattattcttttttttaatgtttcttcCAAAGAAAGTTGTTGTAACCGACTTAGATGAGACTGCAACAAGAAGCAAGCCCTTGAAGAGCATGCTAGCAAAACAGAGGAACATgctaataaaagaaataaaaggaaCGTGTTAATCATTGAATGAAAAAATTGGTCCATTCCCTCATCAATATTTCGTAAGCGAAGTGAGCAGGATCTTTATTATAAACTCTGCTCATTGCATACTCTGATCGAGTGCCGCACGAATAACATTAACTGCTGCTGCTGACTACAGTGATCTTAGGTGTGATTAATTGTTGGGAAGGCCAAAACTGCACCTTATGGGAGTTTGCTGTAGTTCCTGCAGTTGTTTCTGATCATCCCTGAAGCTTCAAGACGTCCCTGACTATAGTGATTAATTGTTACCTGAATTTCGATCTGCAACGTGTGCTCCAATTATTCATATTGCTGAATTTGGATGCAGCAAGACATCGCCTCCTCTTGTCCCTCTCCTCGCAAATTGCTTCTCTTTCAGTTGTTGTTCCTTTGGACTAAGAATTGATTGAAGGTTGAATCTTTAGGGCGGTCCAtgttgtcacgaacgatcgtcgcgcacccgaaacaatttcgttcaacgaaccattcgtcgctctcatctacatgtacagatatttggcagcatgttttgccttggttttgagtcattttgcttgtaaaaatgtaagcttgaacaagttgcagcactataaagcgaccgctcaccgaactgagcaaaacaacccaaaatagcccaaaacaaCTTCGTTTTCGTATGCCACGGGCTGCTTTTCGCAGttcgcctccgctcaccaaaacgtcagtcatctcagcccctttgaatcccccgggtggcacagggttggaaggggcttcggtatagtaccgggcgttgaacactctttcgcaagttcgcacgttgccttgacggaaaCTTGTTGTCACTCTCGGGACTCGGTgggcagctgtttgtgggcttgcagctgttcgttcaaccttctaaagctcttgttttccccctctctctcttttctcttgtgcacgcaaggtgcttgctgaattgcttgtaaagcttcccattTTCGCGAGACATCTGGActtatccgtcgctcgttcttttgaactaatcaactttctcttttacaggtcctttgggacctgcgagaggttgcaagtgggttgatctttgcggagtaatatcgcaagggcgatgcgcgacttaagcaacgcaagctaagttcgcgtctttgccgcaagggtgcctcgcgacttaggcaatgcaaactaagttcgcgtcttggccgcaagggtttagggtttagggtttttagggtttagggtttagggtttagggtttagggtttagggtttagggtttagggtttagggaatagggtttagggtttagggtttagggtttagggtttagggtttttagggtttagggtttagggtttagggtttagggtttagggtttagggtttagggtttaagggtttagggtttagggtttagggtttagggtttagggtttagggttttagggtttagggtttagggtttagggttagggtttagggtttagggtttagggtttagggtttagggtttagggtttagggtttagggtttagggttttttagggtttagggtttagggttttttagggtttagggtttagggtttagggttttttagggtttagggtttagggttttttagggtttagggtttagggttttttagggtttagggtttagggttttttagggtttagggtttagggtttagggtttagggtttagggttttttagggtttagggtttagggtttagggtttagggtttagggtttagggtttagggtttagggttttagggtttagggtttagggtttagggtttagggtttagggtttagggtttagggtttagggtttagggtttagggtttagggtttagggtttagggtttagggtttagggtttagggtttagggtttagggtttagggtttagggtttagggtttagggtttagggtttagggtttagggtttagggtttagggtttagggtttagggtttagggtttagggtttagggtttagggtttagggtttagggtttagggtttagggtttagggtttagggtttagggtttagggtttagggtttagggtttagggtttagggtttagggtttagggtttagggtttagggtttagggtttagggtttagggtttagggtttagggttttagggtttagggtttagagtttagggttagggtttagggtttagggtttagggtttagggtttagggtttagggtttagggtttagggtttagggtttagggtttagggtttagggtttagggtttagggtttagggtttagggtttagggtttagggtttagggtttagggtttagggtttagggtttagggtttagggtttagggtttagggtttagggtttagggtttagggtttagggtttagggtttagggtttagggtttagggtttagggtttagggtttagggtttagggtttagggtttagggtttagggtttagggtttagggtttagggtttagggtttagggtttagggtttagggtttagggtttagggtttagggtttagggtttagggtttagggtttagggtttagggtttagggtttagggtttagggtttagggtttagggtttagggtttagggtttagggtttagggtttagggtttagggtttagggtttagggtttagggtttagggtttagggtttagggtttagggtttagggtttagggtttagg
The window above is part of the Musa acuminata AAA Group cultivar baxijiao chromosome BXJ1-1, Cavendish_Baxijiao_AAA, whole genome shotgun sequence genome. Proteins encoded here:
- the LOC135679027 gene encoding arabinosyltransferase XEG113-like isoform X1, translating into MATCNPLFLAIYATIVAVNGTPRLQREPSDMFTRAIWDVPVDSKMPDMKSFLLTKEMVKHRAKDNIIIVTFGNHAFLDFILNWVKHLTDLNIFNILVGAMDTKLLEALYWKGIPVFDMGSKMVTVDVGWGSAKFHKMGREKVLLINALLPFGYELLMCDTDMVWLKNPLPYFARFPEADMLTSSDQIRPTTTDDSLEVWQNVTTAYNIGIFHWRPTDAAKRLAREWKDILFK
- the LOC135679027 gene encoding arabinosyltransferase XEG113-like isoform X2, giving the protein MEETKITSRRRKLSVNGTPRLQREPSDMFTRAIWDVPVDSKMPDMKSFLLTKEMVKHRAKDNIIIVTFGNHAFLDFILNWVKHLTDLNIFNILVGAMDTKLLEALYWKGIPVFDMGSKMVTVDVGWGSAKFHKMGREKVLLINALLPFGYELLMCDTDMVWLKNPLPYFARFPEADMLTSSDQIRPTTTDDSLEVWQNVTTAYNIGIFHWRPTDAAKRLAREWKDILFK